The genomic interval TCATTATTTTCCAGCTGGTGGACTTCTACCGTCTGCATAAAAAGGCTCAGGATGAGGTGGAGCAATTTGTGGAATCCATTCATTACCGCGATTTCTCGAAGTATTTCAATGTAAAGCAGGCTCCGTTGGAGGTGAAGTCGCTGAGGCAGGGATTTAATGAAATCAATACCACTTTCAGGGTGGTAAGCAGGGAAAAGGAGATGCAATACCAATACCTGCAGAAGGTGCTTGAATTGGTGGATACAGGGATACTTTCCTACGATACCAGCAGCGGAGAGGTTAAATGGATGAATGAGTCGCTGAAAAAGATGCTGGAGATGCCTTATATGCGTACCATCCACCTGCTGGAGAAAAGGGATCACCTGCTGTATACCCAGATTATGGGGCTGGTGCCCGGGGAGCGCATCATCAGCACCATTCAGCATGATAAGAACAGTGTGAAGGTGGTGCTGTCGGCAACAGCTTTCCAGACAGAAAATCTGCATTTTAAGCTGATCGCCTTTCAGAATGTGAATGAGGCCCTGGAAGAAACGGAATCCAAAGCCTGGCAGAAGTTATTGAGTGTAATGACCCATGAGATCATGAACTCTGTGGCCCCCATTTCATCCCTGGCTCATACCCTGCAGGGACGATTGCGACAGTTTAAAATGGATATCCCTGATCCGACAGGCCTTGCGGAGGATCTCGAACTGGGGATTGATACCATTCAGAAGAGGAGTGAGGGGTTGCTGAAGTTCACCGAGACATACCGAAACCTGAATAAGATAACCAAGGCTTCACTGGCAAAGGTGTTCCTGAGTGGATTGTTTGATAATATCCACCGACTGATGCAGCCCACGCTGGAACAGAAAAATATTGAAGTAAATGTGATTCTGAAGGACCCCCTGCTTTCGGTAGAGATGGATGTGGGTTTAATAGAGCAGGTGCTGATCAATCTGATCCTGAACGCTATTGATGCAGTGAAAGCCAAACCGGACCCGAAAATTGTACTTTCAGCTTATACTGATAATGATAACAAGGTAATCATCAAGGTAGCTGATAATGGCTCAGGGATGTCGAAGGATGTGCTGGAGAAGATTTTTATTCCCTTTTTTAGTACCAAGAAAAATGGCAATGGCATCGGCCTGAGTCTCTGCAAGCAGATCATGATGGTACATAAAGGAACGATCACTGTTCAGTCAAAGGAGAATGAGGGGACGGCTTTTTACCTGAGGTTTTAGTTTTTTATTTCGGATGTCGGATGTTTGATGTCGGATGTTTGATGTCTAATGTTTGATGTCTGATGTTTGATGTTTGATGTCGGATTTGGAGATGATGAGATCTTGGGATGTGGAGATGCGAGGGGGAATAAAGATGTCCCTTTAAAGGGGAGGGAGATTTTAGTTCCAGGAAGCCTTTGACTAAGAGATGTGAGAGTGATGAGTGAATTTAGTTAGAAGATTAGGAGATGTGGGGATGTGGAGATGCGAGGGTTCGGGATTGGGAATAAAAGATGTCCCCCTTTTTTAAAAGGGGGTGTCCGCTTTCGCGGACGGGGGATTTTGGCCCCAAATCACCCAGTGTTATTCTATAGAAATGGGGAGATATTGAG from Bacteroidales bacterium carries:
- a CDS encoding HAMP domain-containing histidine kinase, with protein sequence MKFRKNNLGLFLRVMLLMITLLAFAFTVLQKQYIYDAVLVPVIIFQLVDFYRLHKKAQDEVEQFVESIHYRDFSKYFNVKQAPLEVKSLRQGFNEINTTFRVVSREKEMQYQYLQKVLELVDTGILSYDTSSGEVKWMNESLKKMLEMPYMRTIHLLEKRDHLLYTQIMGLVPGERIISTIQHDKNSVKVVLSATAFQTENLHFKLIAFQNVNEALEETESKAWQKLLSVMTHEIMNSVAPISSLAHTLQGRLRQFKMDIPDPTGLAEDLELGIDTIQKRSEGLLKFTETYRNLNKITKASLAKVFLSGLFDNIHRLMQPTLEQKNIEVNVILKDPLLSVEMDVGLIEQVLINLILNAIDAVKAKPDPKIVLSAYTDNDNKVIIKVADNGSGMSKDVLEKIFIPFFSTKKNGNGIGLSLCKQIMMVHKGTITVQSKENEGTAFYLRF